The proteins below come from a single Pichia kudriavzevii chromosome 2, complete sequence genomic window:
- a CDS encoding uncharacterized protein (PKUD0B07990; similar to Saccharomyces cerevisiae YLR312W-A (MRPL15); ancestral locus Anc_4.40), whose protein sequence is MSAARFSNSLSKIYRPISNFRKPLALNSVQQHQQLRSVVFVRGQRVQGLIRDPSEVLSSDGVHYDASNKEILTHIKSYINSLNLSNKIELSDTLLLQIITHKSFAHGSKPYNANLAFFGEQLLQFVSTKHVLNQCNGELNAIGSFAHRLMWSDRLLAAFAESKGIDSIFFCRKALPTGKTDQLYKPKGIYSTITSSLVGAIGAKYGKAVAEEFIEKELIPSFKN, encoded by the coding sequence ATGTCTGCTGCTCGTTTTTCGAACTCCCTTTCCAAGATATACAGgccaatttcaaatttccGTAAGCCATTGGCTTTGAATAGTGTgcaacaacaccaacaacTTAGatctgttgtttttgtcCGTGGCCAGCGTGTACAAGGTTTAATAAGGGATCCAAGTGAAGTCCTTTCATCGGACGGAGTACATTACGATGCCTCCAATAAGGAGATTCTCACCCATATTAAGTCATACATTAACTCACTCAACTTGTcaaacaaaattgaattatCTGATACTCTCCTTTTACAGATAATCACACATAAATCCTTTGCACACGGATCCAAACCATATAACGCAAATCTTGCCTTCTTTGGGGAACAGTTGCTACAGTTTGTCTCAACAAAACACGTCTTGAATCAATGCAATGGTGAACTCAACGCAATTGGATCATTTGCACATCGTCTTATGTGGTCAGATAGATTATTAGCTGCATTTGCCGAATCGAAAGGTAttgattccattttcttctgTAGGAAAGCCCTGCCAACGGGAAAAACCGACCAATTGTACAAACCAAAGGGTATCTACTCAACCATTACCTCATCCTTGGTGGGTGCAATAGGAGCAAAATACGGTAAGGCAGTTGCTGAAGAATTTATCGAGAAGGAGCTCATTCCATCGTTCAAGAATTAA